The following proteins are co-located in the Amyelois transitella isolate CPQ chromosome W, ilAmyTran1.1, whole genome shotgun sequence genome:
- the LOC106142604 gene encoding uncharacterized protein LOC106142604 isoform X1, which produces MQRGRLLVGLATKTTGHQEKENDDTLPSLSSLVSTNNESVSQREDSDIAKEQSTHSLPSPSTSNQVLQEIDVNSSPNLVSNVESVTECNQKKYYISPLHSDQSDFDDSDHDPHFIPNSQSPSKTPSLLRGRPTIDRSSSSSSSGSSSRSSSSSSGSSSSSSSSSSTDNRVVDNLSPIAGTSGLTAESNDNSDEQYKSKGKKRARKVETWKHNVAKRLRNTGKAYESTSKKQVPARKMGPTCGEKCRLKCSLKINETSRLDIFNKYWNLGDLRKQREFIIRHSTSIKPKYRYSSTQNFRKLNTAFHFQVNDDHIRVCKTFFKNTLAINDRPIATALAKKTESGLIDEELRGKHGKQRTIEPEVYDGVKNFINAIPRVESHYLRAQTSREYIQGDKSLADLYRDYKSKCTEQDLPFSSASTFNRIFNKDFNISFHTPKKDQCDFCESFKNADEDGKNNIIEVYETHLREKELSRKEKEKDKTAKIDSTIVAVYDLQAVMPIPKGQISLFYYKSRINCFNFTVSDLYAKNVECYFWDETEGKRGANEIESCILNYIEQMIQVHPGKELDFIFYSDNCCGQQKNKYLLTAYAYAVQKMKVKSVTHKFLIRGHSQNEGDNVHSVIEKQVKRFLKSGPIYVPQQYITLIQTAKKTGKPYRVTEMTYDKFRNLNPFLTTVPIWEHLFFEGR; this is translated from the coding sequence ATGCAACGTGGGCGATTACTTGTTGGCTTGGCAACAAAAACTACAGGACACCAGGAAAAAGAAAACGACGATACTTTACCATCATTATCGTCACTGGTGAGTACAAACAATGAATCTGTTAGCCAAAGAGAAGATAGTGACATTGCCAAAGAACAGTCAACACATTCGTTACCTTCACCATCTACAAGTAATCAAGTACTTCAAGAAATTGACGTCAACAGCTCCCCGAATTTGGTCAGTAATGTTGAATCAGTAACCGAATGTAaccaaaagaaatattatatttcaccATTACACTCAGACCAAAGCGACTTTGATGATTCTGACCATGATCCGCATTTTATTCCTAATTCACAATCGCCAAGTAAAACCCCTAGTTTGCTTCGAGGCCGACCAACCATCGATCGATCGTCCAGTAGTTCTTCTTCGGGAAGCTCTTCAAGGAGTAGCTCTTCTTCAAGTGGATCTTCTTCCAGTAGCTCTTCATCGAGTAGCACGGATAATAGAGTTGTCGATAACTTAAGTCCCATTGCTGGAACCAGTGGGCTGACTGCTGAATCAAATGATAATTCGGACGAGCAATACAAGTCTAAGGGTAAAAAGAGGGCACGTAAAGTAGAAACCTGGAAACACAACGTGGCCAAACGGCTACGCAATACCGGCAAAGCTTATGAATCAACTAGTAAAAAACAAGTTCCAGCAAGGAAAATGGGACCGACGTGTGGCGAAAAATGCAGGTTAAAATGTAGCTTGAAAATAAACGAGACATCAAGACTGGATATTTTCAACAAGTATTGGAATTTGGGAGACTTACGAAAACAAAGAGAATTTATAATTAGACATAGTACATCTATTAAACCAAAATACAGATACTCATCTACTCAAAATTTTCGTAAACTAAACACAGCATTTCATTTTCAAGTAAACGACGATCACATTAGAGTctgtaaaacattttttaagaatacTCTTGCAATAAACGATAGACCAATTGCTACAGCATTAGCAAAAAAAACCGAGAGTGGTTTAATAGATGAAGAATTACGCGGGAAACATGGCAAGCAACGTACTATAGAACCGGAAGTCTATGACGGtgtaaaaaactttataaatgcTATACCACGCGTCGAATCCCACTATCTTAGAGCCCAGACGTCACGGgaatatatacagggtgacaagTCTTTAGCTGATTTATACCGTGACTACAAAAGTAAATGTACGGAGCAAGACTTACCATTTTCGTCTGCATCAACTTTTAatcgcatttttaataaagactTTAATATTTCCTTCCACACGCCGAAAAAAGATCAGTGTGATTTTTgtgaatcttttaaaaatgctGATGAagatggaaaaaataatattattgaggTGTATGAAACGCATTTAAGAGAAAAAGAATTGTCaaggaaagaaaaagaaaaagacaaaACTGCTAAAATAGATTCTACAATAGTCGCTGTATATGACTTACAAGCTGTGATGCCAATACCAAAGGgccaaatttctttattttattataaaagccGAATTAACTGCTTTAATTTTACTGTAAGCGACTTATACGCTAAAAATGTTGAATGCTATTTTTGGGACGAGACAGAGGGAAAACGTGGTGCGAATGAGATTGAAAGTTGTATACTGAACTACATAGAACAAATGATACAGGTTCACCCTGGTAAAGaattagattttatattttattccgaTAATTGCTGTGggcaacaaaaaaataagtacctcCTTACAGCTTATGCATACGCAGTACAAAAAATGAAAGTGAAAAGTGTAACTCACAAGTTTCTGATTCGCGGCCACTCTCAAAATGAGGGCGATAATGTCCATAGCGTCATTGAAAAACAAGTGAAGCGTTTCCTTAAATCTGGCCCAATCTATGTCCCACAACAATACATCACATTAATTCAGACCGCTAAAAAGACAGGAAAACCTTATAGAGTGACAGAAATGACTTATGATAAATTTCGTAATCTTAACCCATTCTTGACCACCGTGCCAATTTGGGAACACTTATTTTTTGAGGGTAGATAA
- the LOC106142604 gene encoding piggyBac transposable element-derived protein 3 isoform X2, protein MSRKQTFSASNNYRGLEDAIHDIIEDSDDGLEYDLAIIPPDPSIVTDEEEGFDEDLMPSSLPNDVPGNIEVFVHNIGSLSDSGDSSDDEPLAAKKARKDTGSTSHAEQSRNTVPSRRQALNIPIWRKCAPNYSTQYEETEERLLCENHVKEQLKDLTPVQIFEKLFDDEVFEMIVHFSNLYASQNNRHNFCVTTEELRIFFGILILSGYHKLPREHMYWSLDEDVGVEVVSKAMSRNRFREIKRNLHLVDNNDASTTSDKMFKVRKLSEVLMKKYNQWGIFHEFISIDESMIRYYGHHPAKQFIRGKPVRFGYKNWVAASSSGYCYSFDIYCGKSTTPTTEPLGTRVVKLLLNKLTTNAANHKVFFDNFFTSCDLLYDLRQSGFRATGTVRENRTKKCPLSSVKEMMKKSRAVYDYRFDKNNEILLVRWKDNSICTMATNYDSYEPLGLVKRWCPEKKEKAEVTIPHLFQNYNKGMGGVDELDQSISLYRIGIHGKKWWWVLFTYMIDMTIANAWRLHVLAKEDPMDQLLFRRNIARYYLRHSIQKQNTRPSSSNIDGLQLDGKNHVPEKLVKRVRCVVCHNRSRWGCKKCKKTLCIEKSCFADFHS, encoded by the coding sequence ATGAGTCGAAAACAGACTTTTAGCGCCAGTAATAACTACAGAGGACTTGAGGATGCCATTCATGACATAATAGAGGATAGTGATGACGGTTTGGAGTATGACCTAGCCATTATTCCTCCAGATCCAAGTATTGTTACTGATGAAGAAGAGGGTTTCGACGAAGATTTGATGCCGTCGAGCTTACCAAATGACGTTCCTGGTAACATTGAAGTATTTGTTCACAATATTGGTAGTCTTTCAGACTCTGGTGACAGTAGTGATGATGAGCCTTTGGCTGCAAAAAAAGCACGTAAAGACACAGGTAGTACATCACATGCAGAGCAATCCAGAAACACTGTACCATCTCGTCGTCAAGCCTTGAATATTCCAATTTGGCGAAAGTGTGCTCCTAACTATTCTACTCAATACGAAGAAACTGAGGAACGGTTACTCTGTGAGAACCATGTGAAAGAGCAACTAAAAGATTTGACTCCTGTTCAAATTTTTGAAAAGCTTTTTGATGATGAAGTATTTGAGATGATTGTACACTTTAGCAATCTTTATGCGAGCCAAAATAATAGACACAACTTTTGTGTCACAACTGAAGAGCTAAGGATATTTTTTGGAATACTCATTCTTTCAGGTTACCATAAGTTACCTCGAGAACACATGTATTGGTCTTTGGATGAAGATGTTGGCGTAGAAGTCGTGTCAAAAGCGATGTCAAGAAATAGATTTAGAGAAATCAAACGAAACTTGCATTTGGTAGACAATAATGATGCTTCGACTACTTCTGATAAAATGTTCAAGGTCCGAAAATTGTCCGAAGTActcatgaaaaaatataaccagTGGGGTATTTTTCACGAGTTTATTTCAATCGACGAATCAATGATTCGGTACTATGGCCATCATCCAGCCAAGCAATTTATTCGAGGCAAACCTGTTCGGTTTGGTTACAAGAATTGGGTTGCTGCAAGTTCTTCAGGATATTGTTATAGCTTTGATATTTACTGTGGAAAGTCTACCACGCCGACCACTGAGCCACTTGGTACAAGAGTAGTAAAATTGCTACTCAATAAATTGACGACGAATGCTGCAAatcataaagtattttttgataatttttttaccagCTGTGATCTACTCTATGACTTACGTCAGTCAGGATTTCGGGCCACTGGAACTGTGAGAGAAAATCGTACCAAAAAATGCCCATTATCGTCTGTAAAGGAAATGATGAAAAAATCACGAGCAGTATATGACTACaggtttgataaaaataatgaaattcttTTGGTCCGCTGGAAAGATAACAGTATTTGCACAATGGCTACCAATTACGACTCATATGAGCCTTTAGGACTTGTAAAGAGATGGTGTCCAGAAAAAAAGGAGAAGGCTGAGGTGACGATTCCACATCTCtttcaaaattacaataaaggcATGGGTGGAGTGGATGAATTAGACCAGTCGATATCACTCTATAGGATTGGGATTCATGGCAAGAAATGGTGGTGGGTTCTATTTACCTACATGATTGACATGACTATAGCAAACGCATGGCGTCTACATGTCCTTGCTAAAGAAGATCCCATGGACCAATTGTTGTTTAGGCGAAACATAGCCAGATACTACCTCAGGCATTCAATTCAGAAACAAAACACTCGTCCTTCGTCATCAAATATTGATGGGTTACAATTAGATGGTAAGAACCACGTCCCTGAAAAACTTGTGAAACGTGTACGGTGTGTTGTTTGTCATAATAGAAGCCGTTGGGGGTGCAAAAAATGCAAGAAAACACTCTGTATAGAAAAATCGTGTTTCGCTGATTTTCACTCTTAG